One genomic segment of Candidatus Obscuribacter sp. includes these proteins:
- the radA gene encoding DNA repair protein RadA produces the protein MAKAKSRFLCQNCGFQSSRYLGRCSDCGAWNTLVEEIIADDEGKKGFAQRLASVNQESLLSAVGSGCAPITEIDTDESERLSTLMTGLDEVLGGGIVPGAVLLLAGDPGIGKSTLLMQVAKNLAVKHKVLYITGEESAAQVKLRATRLGVNSQNVLVAAEQNVVAAYELMSKTDAVVCVVDSIQSVYHPEISSAAGSVSQVREGTQLLIHAAKARNIATILVGHVTKEGTIAGPRVLEHMVDVVLQFEGDNARQLRLLRAVKNRFGSTSELAIFAMLEEGLKEVDNPSALFLGDRLSKVGLKQAPSGTAVIAGGEGNRSLLLEVQALTVATPNPSPRRVVNGWDYNRLLQLLAVLEKRASLSLCRLDVYVNIVGGMDFSDPAGDLGIALAVATSFLDRSIDPGLVAVGEVGLTGEIRAVLNLGQRLKEAHRLGFTKALVPKVNLPLKGAPKGFEIIGVESLSEALNYAIPDISKKDKGNKMPAKAQVLDDTADDAELLISGNIGRLG, from the coding sequence ATGGCCAAAGCCAAAAGCCGCTTTCTCTGTCAAAACTGCGGCTTTCAGTCTTCCCGATATCTGGGCCGGTGCAGTGATTGCGGTGCCTGGAATACTCTGGTTGAAGAAATAATTGCTGACGACGAAGGCAAAAAAGGATTTGCGCAGAGACTGGCCTCTGTCAATCAGGAGTCATTACTCAGCGCTGTGGGCAGTGGCTGTGCGCCAATTACAGAGATTGATACTGATGAGAGCGAGCGTCTCTCCACCTTAATGACTGGACTTGATGAGGTCCTGGGTGGAGGCATTGTGCCAGGTGCCGTGCTGCTTTTGGCTGGAGATCCTGGTATCGGTAAGTCCACACTCTTGATGCAAGTCGCCAAAAATCTCGCCGTCAAACACAAAGTACTCTACATTACCGGCGAAGAATCAGCCGCCCAGGTCAAGCTTAGAGCTACAAGACTGGGTGTTAATAGCCAAAATGTACTGGTGGCAGCAGAGCAAAATGTGGTGGCTGCCTACGAACTGATGAGCAAGACCGATGCTGTGGTTTGTGTCGTTGATAGTATTCAGTCTGTTTATCATCCTGAGATATCCTCAGCAGCAGGCTCAGTGTCGCAGGTGAGAGAGGGCACTCAGCTCCTCATCCATGCTGCCAAGGCGCGCAATATCGCTACTATCCTGGTGGGTCACGTGACCAAAGAGGGGACAATAGCTGGACCTCGCGTGCTTGAGCATATGGTCGATGTGGTCCTGCAGTTTGAGGGTGACAACGCCCGTCAATTGAGACTTTTGCGTGCTGTCAAAAACCGCTTTGGCTCCACATCGGAGCTGGCCATTTTTGCCATGCTCGAAGAAGGTCTAAAAGAAGTCGACAATCCCAGTGCTTTGTTTTTGGGCGATAGATTGAGTAAAGTCGGGCTCAAGCAAGCTCCTAGTGGTACTGCTGTTATAGCTGGCGGTGAGGGCAATCGCAGTCTCTTGTTAGAGGTGCAGGCCCTCACAGTGGCCACGCCCAATCCCAGTCCCAGGCGGGTTGTAAACGGCTGGGACTATAACCGTCTATTGCAACTTTTGGCAGTTTTGGAGAAGCGCGCCAGCCTCTCACTTTGTCGCCTTGATGTTTATGTCAACATAGTCGGTGGCATGGATTTTAGCGATCCAGCTGGTGACCTTGGTATTGCCCTGGCTGTAGCTACATCGTTTTTGGACCGCTCCATCGATCCAGGTCTGGTGGCAGTTGGCGAGGTTGGTCTGACTGGTGAGATAAGGGCCGTTTTAAACCTCGGTCAGAGGCTCAAAGAAGCTCATCGTCTGGGCTTTACCAAAGCATTGGTGCCCAAGGTCAATTTGCCACTTAAAGGCGCTCCCAAAGGCTTTGAGATTATCGGTGTGGAGAGTCTCAGTGAGGCACTTAATTACGCCATCCCAGATATTTCTAAAAAAGATAAAGGCAATAAAATGCCAGCTAAAGCCCAGGTTTTAGACGATACAGCGGATGATGCTGAGCTTTTGATCAGTGGCAATATAGGACGGCTTGGCTAG
- the uvrC gene encoding excinuclease ABC subunit UvrC: MKAYEPTEALLRLLSLLPDTPGCYIFKDDMGEILYIGKALSLRNRVKSYWSDTSWRERPKLAVMIPKVASFETILVNSEKEALLLEANLIRQKKPRYNVSLKDDRRYPWLAITYDVDFPRLVMIRDPAQYKKENPRAKVFGPYVEAGAMWDTVKTLRKVFPMRQRKKPLFKDRPCMNYHIGLCLAPCQNLVPQNEYDAMVKQVELFLSGRQSEVVAELKHEMEVASEAMEFEEAADIRDRLYALNTVIEKQQVFFQNRRISQDVIAQAHTERLLAVCMMKVREGKLIASETVCLPLLDKTQWDEAFGAFVDQYYTACEDVALPSDVLIAHELDDMDALREFLSQKAGVNVKVYVPQRGGKTDLIEMAEKNAKQALTREMSIDSETNAKVARILTTLKEGLGIERLPNRIECFDISNIQGTDNVASMVVFEGAKPKKSDYRMFKIKSVEGEPNDFASMKEVVFRRYGRILSENKPFPDLIVIDGGKGQLGAACESLQELGLMDNQLRSDKFVIVGLAKRQEEVYFPGRSVPVFLPRRSEALLLLQHVRNEAHRFAITYHRKLRAKRVVSSQLDALKGLGAKRRKILLDHFGSFDKIKKASLEEVLAVTSKGIPEKLARTVYDFVHKPPKESSTTITPLVAEDEATMMAAHGRGRRGFFRGKKKKKKKKGGEKFGGRKRKGGLGGGKSRPAPQAQNCAKDDRGAYLPGESTVVGETGVSLLNGKYLIALCGGFFFRPLPRPGEIKFRGGPWAPRPLPFFPRRPRARRPVVCVGGGFFLPPNPQKKG; this comes from the coding sequence ATGAAAGCCTACGAACCGACTGAAGCATTGCTCAGGCTACTGTCTCTTTTGCCAGATACGCCTGGTTGCTACATCTTTAAAGATGATATGGGTGAAATCCTCTACATCGGCAAAGCGCTCAGTCTGCGCAATCGAGTTAAGTCTTACTGGTCAGATACGTCCTGGCGAGAGAGACCCAAATTAGCTGTAATGATTCCAAAAGTAGCCAGTTTTGAGACTATTCTGGTCAATTCCGAAAAGGAAGCGCTGCTTTTAGAAGCCAATTTAATAAGGCAAAAAAAACCGCGCTACAACGTATCTCTTAAAGACGATAGACGCTATCCCTGGCTTGCCATCACCTATGACGTGGACTTCCCCCGGCTGGTGATGATCCGTGACCCCGCTCAATACAAAAAGGAAAACCCCCGGGCTAAAGTTTTTGGTCCCTATGTAGAAGCCGGTGCCATGTGGGATACGGTTAAAACACTGCGCAAAGTCTTCCCCATGAGACAGCGTAAAAAGCCGTTATTTAAAGACCGTCCTTGTATGAATTATCACATTGGTCTTTGCCTTGCACCATGTCAAAATCTGGTGCCTCAAAACGAATACGATGCTATGGTCAAACAGGTCGAACTCTTTTTGTCAGGTCGTCAAAGCGAGGTGGTTGCTGAGCTTAAGCATGAGATGGAAGTAGCCTCAGAAGCGATGGAGTTTGAAGAAGCTGCCGATATCCGCGACAGACTTTATGCACTAAATACAGTGATTGAAAAGCAGCAGGTCTTTTTTCAAAATCGTCGTATCTCTCAAGATGTCATCGCTCAGGCGCATACAGAAAGGCTTCTGGCTGTCTGTATGATGAAGGTGCGGGAAGGTAAATTAATTGCTTCCGAAACAGTTTGTCTGCCCCTACTAGATAAAACTCAGTGGGATGAAGCATTTGGTGCTTTTGTCGATCAGTATTACACTGCCTGCGAAGACGTAGCGCTGCCCTCTGATGTGTTGATTGCCCATGAACTTGATGACATGGATGCACTGCGAGAATTTCTCAGCCAAAAAGCCGGAGTCAATGTCAAAGTCTATGTGCCTCAACGTGGTGGCAAAACAGATTTAATTGAAATGGCCGAAAAAAACGCCAAGCAAGCGCTCACTCGTGAGATGTCGATTGATAGCGAGACCAACGCCAAAGTGGCTCGTATACTCACAACATTAAAAGAAGGGCTGGGCATAGAGCGCCTGCCCAATCGTATCGAGTGTTTTGATATTTCCAACATACAAGGTACAGATAACGTGGCATCAATGGTCGTTTTTGAAGGCGCTAAGCCAAAAAAATCAGACTATCGTATGTTTAAAATCAAATCAGTAGAAGGCGAACCAAACGACTTTGCCTCAATGAAAGAAGTAGTGTTCAGGCGCTATGGGCGGATTTTGAGCGAGAATAAGCCCTTTCCAGATTTGATTGTCATTGATGGTGGTAAGGGCCAACTGGGTGCTGCCTGCGAATCTTTGCAGGAGCTAGGACTGATGGACAATCAGTTGCGCTCAGACAAGTTTGTCATAGTCGGTCTGGCCAAACGCCAGGAAGAAGTTTATTTTCCCGGGCGCTCAGTGCCTGTATTTTTGCCCAGACGCTCTGAGGCACTTTTACTTTTGCAGCATGTCCGCAACGAAGCGCACCGTTTTGCTATTACTTATCACCGTAAATTGCGCGCTAAGCGAGTGGTGTCTTCGCAGCTTGATGCCCTCAAAGGTCTGGGAGCAAAACGGCGCAAAATACTCTTAGACCATTTTGGTAGCTTTGACAAAATCAAAAAGGCATCTCTCGAAGAAGTCCTGGCTGTAACTTCTAAAGGTATCCCCGAAAAACTTGCACGCACAGTTTATGACTTTGTCCATAAACCACCTAAAGAGAGTTCGACTACGATAACGCCTCTTGTGGCAGAAGATGAAGCGACTATGATGGCTGCACACGGCCGGGGGAGGAGGGGATTTTTCCGGGGAAAAAAAAAAAAAAAAAAAAAAAAGGGGGGGGAAAAATTTGGGGGGAGAAAAAGAAAAGGGGGGTTGGGGGGGGGGAAATCACGCCCGGCCCCCCAGGCTCAAAATTGCGCCAAGGATGACAGAGGAGCGTATCTTCCAGGGGAATCGACAGTAGTGGGCGAAACGGGCGTCTCATTGCTTAACGGCAAATATTTAATTGCACTTTGTGGGGGTTTTTTTTTCCGGCCCCTGCCCCGCCCCGGGGAAATCAAGTTTAGGGGGGGGCCGTGGGCCCCCCGGCCCCTCCCTTTTTTCCCCCGGCGCCCCCGGGCCCGCCGCCCCGTTGTGTGTGTGGGGGGGGGTTTTTTCCTCCCCCCCAACCCCCAAAAAAAAGGTTGA